Part of the Caldisericaceae bacterium genome, AACCAATACAAAAAGTAAAACAAAAACAAGAATATACACAAGTTTTTTTTGCATTTAACAAACACTATTTTTTCTTACGTAAGAACGCTGGAATTTCAAAATCTCCTTGATCAATAGATTCTTCAATTTTTATTAGTTTCTCTTTTGGTTTTACCTCTTTAGATTTATCAAACCCTGCTGCAATTAGTGAAATTCTTACCTCGTCTTCAAGGTCCTCTTGAAAGACGGTTCCGAATATTAAATTCGAGTCATTTCCTACTGTTTCTTTTACAAAAGTAGCAGCCTCGTTTACCTCAAAAAGGGTAAGATTTTTGGGGCTCCCTGTAATATTCAAAAGGACTCTTGTTGCGCCTTCTATAGAATACTCAAGTAATGGACTTGAAATAGCCTGTTTTGCCGCATCAACTGCTCTATTTTCGCCTCTTCCAATTCCTATGCCAAACCAAGCATTTCCAGCTCCTGCTAAGGTTGTTCTTACATCCGCAAAATCAACATTAACAAGGCCTGGTTTAGTAATAATTTCTGAAATTCCTTTAACAGCATAAAAAAGCACATTGTCAGCAACTCTAAAGGCTTCATTAATAGGAGTTTTTTTATCTATTATTTTAAGTAATTTGTCATTTGAAATAAGAATAAGAGTATCAACGGACTCATTTAATTGTCTTATACCCTCTTCTGCTTGCTCAATTCTCTTTTTACCTTCAAAAGTAAAAGGCTTTGTAACAACTCCCACGGTTAAAATACCAAGTTCTTTAGTGATAGAAGCAATAATGGGAGACGCACCGGTGCCAGTGCCACCACCCATGCCTGCAGTTATAAACACAAGATCTGCACCTTCTATTATCTTTCTAAGTTCATCTTTACTTTCTTCAGCCGACTTTTTTCCAATCTCTGGGAAACTTCCTGCACCAAGCCCCCCTGTTGTCCTTGGACCAATCTGGACTTTCTTTTCTGCTTTGTTAAGTGATAAAACTTGCACATCGGTGTTTATTGCAATAAACTCAACTCCGTCAATACCCTCGTCTATCATTCTGTTTATGGCGTTTCCTCCCCCACCGCCAACTCCTAAAACCTTTATTCTTGCTGCACTTATTTTCCAAGGATCCATATCAAACATAAAAATACCTCCTATTCAAAAATATCATTAAGCCAGGAAAAATAAGAAAAAAATGATTTCTTCTTTGAAAAGGTTTTACCTTCATTCAGGGCGTAAAGGATTAGCCCAATAGAAGTAGAATATTCTGGTGCATTCAGAATGTCAGAAAAAGAAAATTCACCCTTTGGAAAACCCACCCTTACTGGCAACTCTAAAATCTCGTTTGCTCTTTTTGCAATGTTTTTAAGTTTAGCAGTGCCACCAGTTATAACAACGCCAGAATGAAGCGATCCCCAATAGCCTGACTTAATTAATTCGAGTTTAATAGTTTGTAAGATCTCATCAACTCTTGCTGTAATCACATCAGATAAATAATCCATATTAACCTTTAATTTCTCATCTGTGCCAATTTGGGTTGCTTCAATTTCGACACCTTCAGTATCACTATCATCACACTTTGCAAACCCGTACTCTTTTTTTATACGCTCTGCTTCTTCAAGAGAAATCCTCAACGCATAAGCAATATCTTTTGTTATATATTCACCACCAATCGGAAGAACAGAGGTATGTGCGATACTTCCATTTACAAAAACCGCAAGATCCCCAGTGCCTGCCCCAATATCAACAAGGGCAACACCTAATTCCTTTTCCTGATCTCTAAGAACAGAAAGAGAGGAAGCAAGCGCCTGTAAAACAAACGCTTCTTTTTGAAGGCCAACCATTGAAATTACTTTCTCAACGTTGTAAAGAACAGTAGAAGACCCAGTGATTATATGAACCTCTTCTTCAAGTTTAATTCCAGACATACCAACAGGATTTCTTATTCCACCTTGACCATCAATTATAAACTGCCTTGGTATGGAGTGAATAATCCTTTGATTTGCTTGAAGTAAAAGAACCTTTGAGGCTTCTTCAACTCTTCTAATATCATCTTTTGAAATCTCTCTTCCTTCTCTTGAGACGATGACACTTCCCTTGTTATTTAAAGAAAACACGTGTGTGCCAGAAACAGAAACATAAACGCTGTTTGTCTTTTTATAAGCCATGGTTTCTGCAATCTTTTTTGCTTCAGATACCGCTTCAGAAGCCTTATTTAAATCAATTACAACACCTTTATTAATACTTTTAGAAGGAACAGAGCCTACCCCAATTATTGAAGCATTACCATCTTCAATTTCGGCAATCAAATATTTAATTGTTTGACTCCCTAAATCGAGTGCTGCAACTATCCTATCCATTCTCTCTCCATTCAATGACTGCTTGCAGATTAAATCTTAAATCAATTGATTTTACTTGTTTTAAATTATTTTTTAAAAATTCAACTGTTTTACTGTACTCCGCAATTTTTTCCACATAATCCCCCAGTCCTACTAATACAATAATATTATTTTTGTCAATAAATACAATACCTCCATTTTGAAAATCAACATATTTAACAAAACTTAAAAAACCTAATTTTTTCAAATTAAAAAGAAAATCTTTTGTTTCTTCATTATACAAATTTGATTCAAAATCACAAATCACATCAAAAGCACCATTATCATTTTTTGTTATGTATCCTCTTGCGGTAATATCAAAAACACCATCTTTAAATTTTACCTTCAAAATAGTTTTCTCCACATAAAAGACTTCAACAGAAAAGTGGTTTCTTTCAATTTGAACATCTTTTCTAGGAAAGAGCGTTAAGTATACAGGCCCTAAATGATTTAAAAGAAAAGAAGGCTTAACTGGAACGTTAGAATTTATCTTAATTTTATTTTCTAAAACAAAAATGGAATAGTAAAAGAGAATGAATACTGACAAAATTACTATAAAAATTGAGAAGAGTTTTTTCACCTTTTTCTTTGAAGTGCTTCTTGTAAAATAAAGTCAACAAGGTCCTCAAAACTTATATTTTCTGCTTTTGCCGCATCTGGCACAAGACTCGTCTCTGTAAAACCAGGAATTGTATTTACCTCAAGCACATAGACATCATCTTTATTTGCTATCATATCGATTCTTGCAAAATCTCTCAGTCCGAACTCTTTATAGATACGCCTCCCGTATTCTTCGGTGAGGTTCTTCTGATAAGAGTTAATTCTTGCAGGTATAATGTGCTTTGACATTGAAGGAGTATACTTAGAATCGTAATCGTAAAATTCATGGGCAGGAACAATCTCAATAATTGGAAGAACATGTATATCAGGATAGTTACCAATAATTGCAACTGTAATTTCCGTTCCCTTTATGTAGTCCTCAACTAAAACTATTTCGCTTAATTCAAATGCCTTAGCCAAACCCAAATTGTATGAGTTCTCATCTTTTACTATTGTAATGCCAATTGTAGAGCC contains:
- the ftsA gene encoding cell division protein FtsA, which translates into the protein MDRIVAALDLGSQTIKYLIAEIEDGNASIIGVGSVPSKSINKGVVIDLNKASEAVSEAKKIAETMAYKKTNSVYVSVSGTHVFSLNNKGSVIVSREGREISKDDIRRVEEASKVLLLQANQRIIHSIPRQFIIDGQGGIRNPVGMSGIKLEEEVHIITGSSTVLYNVEKVISMVGLQKEAFVLQALASSLSVLRDQEKELGVALVDIGAGTGDLAVFVNGSIAHTSVLPIGGEYITKDIAYALRISLEEAERIKKEYGFAKCDDSDTEGVEIEATQIGTDEKLKVNMDYLSDVITARVDEILQTIKLELIKSGYWGSLHSGVVITGGTAKLKNIAKRANEILELPVRVGFPKGEFSFSDILNAPEYSTSIGLILYALNEGKTFSKKKSFFSYFSWLNDIFE
- the ftsZ gene encoding cell division protein FtsZ → MFDMDPWKISAARIKVLGVGGGGGNAINRMIDEGIDGVEFIAINTDVQVLSLNKAEKKVQIGPRTTGGLGAGSFPEIGKKSAEESKDELRKIIEGADLVFITAGMGGGTGTGASPIIASITKELGILTVGVVTKPFTFEGKKRIEQAEEGIRQLNESVDTLILISNDKLLKIIDKKTPINEAFRVADNVLFYAVKGISEIITKPGLVNVDFADVRTTLAGAGNAWFGIGIGRGENRAVDAAKQAISSPLLEYSIEGATRVLLNITGSPKNLTLFEVNEAATFVKETVGNDSNLIFGTVFQEDLEDEVRISLIAAGFDKSKEVKPKEKLIKIEESIDQGDFEIPAFLRKKK
- a CDS encoding D-alanine--D-alanine ligase, with product MSIRVLVLYGGKSTEREVSIRSGKAIASALRNKGYDVIEYDFQNELESIIKKTSPDVVFIALHGKFGEDGTVQAILELYGIPYTGSSFFASALCMNKLFTKFMFREIDVKTPSFTYFKKDNALSYSYASELLGNKTLVVKPNDQGSTIGITIVKDENSYNLGLAKAFELSEIVLVEDYIKGTEITVAIIGNYPDIHVLPIIEIVPAHEFYDYDSKYTPSMSKHIIPARINSYQKNLTEEYGRRIYKEFGLRDFARIDMIANKDDVYVLEVNTIPGFTETSLVPDAAKAENISFEDLVDFILQEALQRKR